Proteins encoded by one window of Haliotis asinina isolate JCU_RB_2024 chromosome 6, JCU_Hal_asi_v2, whole genome shotgun sequence:
- the LOC137287275 gene encoding cytochrome P450 3A24-like, whose amino-acid sequence MEILGLVDVPLYLVLCLVATVLIYVYGTWNYRYFKKKGIPGPEPTCFIGNASMVGFNLGHDLHPWSKRYGSVFGIFVGRTPAYVITDLVILKEIMVKSFDSFRNRRIVSVPYPVNLALGFLEDAAWKRVTNTITPTFTAVKLRRMCRAINDCARTLTTNFSKVMGNNTGVNVKERFGAFSMDVICRTAFGIKVDSQTDFNHPFVVHAKKIFQPTKLALALSVLSAAVPALEPVFNKLGLGIFPPASVAFFETITAEMMKQRRIDKTHNQEGTDFLQMLMDASTEEEKDDSNADGQTVKHSVRHLSKDEVVAQCITFFVAGYETTGTTLSYLSYNLAMNPDVQEKAFREIKEILGNEEPNYENIGKLKYLDSVITETLRLYPPGLVLNRIVSESTQIKGLSFTKGQRIFIPVMAIHRNPHLYKDPDSFKPERFEDQDKTIAFQAFGFGPRACIGMRLALVEVKVALVNVLRAVKFDRLPDTPEVLTFAQSPFFLRTDTDIILKVSPRC is encoded by the exons ATGGAGATCTTGGGGCTTGTGGACGTGCCGCTGTATCTCGTACTGTGCTTGGTGGCCACAGTTCTGATCTACGT ATATGGAACATGGAACTACAGGTACTTCAAAAAGAAGGGCATCCCGGGACCAGAACCAACTTGTTTTATAGGAAACGCTAGCATGGTAGGTTTT AATCTCGGACATGATCTGCACCCCTGGAGTAAGCGATATGGAAGTGTTTTTgg AATCTTCGTTGGAAGGACACCCGCCTATGTTATCACCGATCTGGTTATTCTGAAAGAGATTATGGTCAAgagttttgacagcttcagAAACCGGAGG ATAGTTTCAGTACCATACCCCGTAAATTTAGCATTGGGTTTCTTGGAAGATGCTGCTTGGAAGAGAGTGACAAATACCATTACTCCTACATTTACTGCTGTCAAACTGAGGCGG ATGTGTCGGGCCATCAACGATTGTGCAAGGACTCTTACAACAAATTTCTCCAAAGTCATGGGGAATAACACTGGGGTCAATGTAAAGGA ACGCTTTGGAGCTTTCTCGATGGATGTGATTTGTCGTACTGCTTTTGGGATAAAAGTTGATTCGCAAACAGATTTCAACCACCCGTTTGTCGTCCATGCTAAGAAAATATTCCAACCAACAAAACTTGCACTGGCTCTCTCGGTATTGTCAG CTGCTGTTCCAGCACTTGAACCAGTCTTCAATAAGCTCGGCCTTGGAATCTTTCCACCAGCATCCGTTGCTTTCTTTGAGACGATCACGGCTGAAATGATGAAACAGCGGCGAATTGATAAAACACACAACCAAGAG GGAACAGACTTCCTGCAAATGTTGATGGATGCTTCGACTGAAGAGGAAAAAGACGACAGCAACGCTGATGGCCAAACGGTCAAACATTCAGTCAGGC ACCTATCGAAGGACGAAGTGGTTGCTCAGTGCATAACGTTCTTCGTTGCTGGTTACGAAACTACCGGGACTACCCTTTCCTACCTATCTTACAACCTGGCCATGAATCCGGATGTACAGGAGAAGGCCTTCCGAGAAATCAAAGAAATATTGGGAAAT GAGGAACCAAACTATGAGAACATTGGGAAACTGAAGTATCTGGACAGCGTAATCACAGAAACACTGAGACTCTACCCGCCGGGTTTAGT ACTTAACCGTATTGTTTCTGAGTCCACACAAATCAAGGGCCTATCTTTCACCAAGGGTCAACGTATCTTCATTCCTGTAATGGCTATACACAGAAATCCTCACCTGTACAAGGATCCCGACTCCTTCAAACCCGAAAG ATTTGAAGATCAAGACAAAACTATTGCATTCCAAGCTTTCGGATTTGGTCCCAGGGCCTGCATTGGCATGCGGCTAGCTCTAGTTGAAGTTAAAGTTGCCTTGGTGAATGTCCTGAGGGCCGTGAAGTTTGATCGTCTGCCCGACACACCG
- the LOC137287825 gene encoding cytochrome P450 3A19-like: MTAMLTVKRSSIESGIYRRRKKLLSTFCSSSSLSFISCNLAMHPDVEEKAYREIKEMLGKDSIPEEPNYDNIGKLKYVDNVMTETLRLYPPAYIFDRTVSETAQIKGLTFTKGQSIFIPVMAVHRNPQLYKNPDSFKPERYQDQDKTMAFQAFGFGPRICIGMRLALLELKVALIHVLKAVRFDPMPDTPKVLTFAPNLNVLQAEKDIILKVSPRC, translated from the exons ATGACAGCAATGCTAACGGTCAAGCGGTCAAGCATTGAGTCAGGC ATCTATCGACGGAGGAAGAAGTTGCTCAGTACATTCTGTTCTTCGTCATCCCTTTCTTTCATATCTTGCAACCTGGCAATGCACCCTGATGTAGAGGAGAAGGCCTACAGAGAAATCAAAGAGATGTTGGGAAAAGACAGTATTCCA GAGGAACCAAACTATGACAACATTGGGAAACTGAAGTATGTGGACAACGTGATGACAGAGACGCTCAGACTCTACCCTCCGGCTTATAT atTTGACCGAACTGTTTCTGAGACAGCTCAAATCAAGGGCCTGACTTTCACAAAAGGTCAAAGTATCTTCATTCCTGTGATGGCTGTTCACAGAAATCCTCAGCTGTACAAGAATCCTGATTCTTTCAAACCAGAAAG GTATCAGGATCAAGACAAAACCATGGCCTTCCAAGCTTTCGGATTTGGCCCTAGGATCTGCATTGGGATGCGTCTCGCCTTGCTTGAGCTGAAAGTAGCCTTGATTCATGTTCTGAAGGCTGTGAGGTTTGACCCTATGCCCGACACACCG AAAGTACTGACGTTTGCTCCGAATCTAAACGTTCTTCAAGCCGAAAAGGACATCATACTGAAGGTGTCTCCCAGATGTTGA